Below is a genomic region from Paludicola sp. MB14-C6.
CCGTGCGAATCCTTCTTATAAAAGAGAAGCTGAAATTATCGAAAATATGTTACCAGAGTATTTGTATTGTTTTCCATATGAGAACCATGTAAATACCGAAACTATTTTTTAATAGTAATAGGAGATAATATGAAAAAGTATTTGGAAAAAGTGTTTGGTAAAACTCAAAAGGAGTTTTTTGAGTTGGTGGAATCTAATATAAAACGAGATAAGAAAATGTTCATTATCACTGCTAATCCTGAGACATTGATGATTGGTGTTAATTCTCCTGATTTTAATCAGGTTTTGCTTGAAGATGATGTAACAATTACTCCGGATGGTATTGGTGTAGTTAAAGCGTTATCTATGTTAAACATGGATGTAGAAGAGCGTATTACAGGTGTTGATATTGCGAGGCATTTGTTAGACGTTGGAAATCAAAATCAGAAATCTATATATTTATATGGAGCAAAGCCTGAGGTGCTGGATGCTTTTGTTGCTAAAATAAAAAATGAATACGCTGATTTAGTAGTGCTTGGAGCAAAAGACGGATATCATAATGTGGATGATGATGTCTTTTTAGATATTGTTGAAAAGAAACCTGATATTGTGCTGATCGCATTGGGAATTCCAAGACAGGAATTATTGATTCATAAGTACTATAATCAAATGGAAAAAGGTATCTTTGTTGGTGTAGGTGGTACATTTGACGTTTTGAGCGGCACTAAAAAAAGAGCACCGAAATTTTTTATTAAAATGAATTTAGAATGGCTGTATCGTATTGCAAAGGAACCCAAACGGTTTAATCGATTTTATAAAAGTAATATACAATTTATGAAATTAGTAAATAGATTAAAGCGAGAAGGGTAAAAAACAAAATATAATAAAACTAGTTTGAAATAGAAAAATAATCTAGAATATGTGTTTTCAAGAAGCCAGCGTCAAAACGACGCTGGCTCAAATTTTATTATGGGGGCCAAAATTCAAAAACTAAACCACCACCGGCTTTAGCTGGTAATGGTTCTGATATGTATTTAATTTACAAATAGTTAAAAATCTATGGCTCTCCTTCTTACCTTGCGGTATGCGTTAGGCGTAATATTTTTATAGCGTTTAAATGTTTTTATGAAATAGCTTAGCTCGTTAAATCCACAGCTTAAGGCAATTTCTGTAACATTATCAAAGGTGGAGCACAGCAGCTCTGCCGCACATTCAATGCGATAATAGTTTAAATAATCTATTGGAGTATGCCCTGTAACCTGATGAAAAACACGACAAAAATATTTTGGTGCCATGTTTGCTTCAAGGGCTAAATCATCGAGCGTAAGTGGTAGAAAATAGTCATTGCGTATTCTTCGTAAAACATTTTTCATCTGCGATGCACGCTTTTCGGTTTTTAGACTTGCATCTGTAACTTGTTTGTATAATTTTTGCTGTATAACAATACCTATAAATTCAAACAAAAGACCTGTTGTTATAAATTCGTAACCATCTTGCTCTTTATCTATAGCTTCAAAAACAGCATCAATAATATTTGCACAGTAACTACCCTTTTCAAACTTATTTTGTATATTTGCGTTGTGCCCTAACACTAAGCTGAACTTTTGTCGGCAAATGATATTGTCCTGTAAAAAACGCTCCATATCAAACACTACACATTTATAAATGCAATTTTGGGGTATACCACCATGAATAACGCCTCCATTTATAAATGCACAGTCACCATTGGTGAGAACAATGCTTTCGCCGTCAAGCGATAGGGTTAAAACCCCATTAAGCACAAGCACAAATTCGCACTCAATATGCCAATGAAAAGGCATTTCATATCTTGGGTTTGCATAATCTACATAATAAAGTTCAATTGGAAAATCAAATGTTCCACGCACCTTTTCTTCATGACAGGCAAGATACTTCATTACACCCTCCAGAAAGTGAATATTGTTATATTATTTCTTATTATACAACTAGATAAGTGCAAAAAACAACAGTATAATATAATTTAGAATAAATTAAAGGAGCAAAATAATGGACATAAATTTAATCAAAGATCAAATATGCGATGTATGTCACAAAACATGGCAGCTTGGTTGGGTTGCTGCAAACGATGGCAACGTTTCTGCACGTTTGGATGACGGTACTTTTCTTGCAACTCCAACAGGAATGAGCAAGGCGTTTATCACTCCTGAAAAGCTTATAAGAATAGATGAGAAAGGGCAAATCTTAGAGGCTGCAGATGGATTGCGCCCTTCAAGTGAAATTAAAATGCATTTAAGATGCTACGAAAAACGTCCCGATGTGTGGAGTGTTATTCATGCACACCCTCCAGGAGCAACAGGCTTTGCGGTAGCACATAAGGCAATGGACATGTACAATATGATAGAGGATGTGGCTGTTATTGGCAGTGTTCCGCTCACTCCATACGGTACACCATCAACAATCGAAGTACCTAATTCCATTGAGCCTTATCTTGAAGATCATGATGTTATGTTGCTTGAAAATCATGGTGCACTTGCAGTTGGTAGTGACGTTATAACGGCATTTTACCGCATGGAGAGCTTGGAACTTTGGGCAAAAATTACAATCAATGCCATCATTTTGGGCGGTAGCCATGATATAAGTCGTGAAAATATTCAAAAGTTAAT
It encodes:
- a CDS encoding WecB/TagA/CpsF family glycosyltransferase, producing MKKYLEKVFGKTQKEFFELVESNIKRDKKMFIITANPETLMIGVNSPDFNQVLLEDDVTITPDGIGVVKALSMLNMDVEERITGVDIARHLLDVGNQNQKSIYLYGAKPEVLDAFVAKIKNEYADLVVLGAKDGYHNVDDDVFLDIVEKKPDIVLIALGIPRQELLIHKYYNQMEKGIFVGVGGTFDVLSGTKKRAPKFFIKMNLEWLYRIAKEPKRFNRFYKSNIQFMKLVNRLKREG
- a CDS encoding AraC family transcriptional regulator — translated: MKYLACHEEKVRGTFDFPIELYYVDYANPRYEMPFHWHIECEFVLVLNGVLTLSLDGESIVLTNGDCAFINGGVIHGGIPQNCIYKCVVFDMERFLQDNIICRQKFSLVLGHNANIQNKFEKGSYCANIIDAVFEAIDKEQDGYEFITTGLLFEFIGIVIQQKLYKQVTDASLKTEKRASQMKNVLRRIRNDYFLPLTLDDLALEANMAPKYFCRVFHQVTGHTPIDYLNYYRIECAAELLCSTFDNVTEIALSCGFNELSYFIKTFKRYKNITPNAYRKVRRRAIDF
- a CDS encoding class II aldolase/adducin family protein — protein: MDINLIKDQICDVCHKTWQLGWVAANDGNVSARLDDGTFLATPTGMSKAFITPEKLIRIDEKGQILEAADGLRPSSEIKMHLRCYEKRPDVWSVIHAHPPGATGFAVAHKAMDMYNMIEDVAVIGSVPLTPYGTPSTIEVPNSIEPYLEDHDVMLLENHGALAVGSDVITAFYRMESLELWAKITINAIILGGSHDISRENIQKLIDLREYYGVTGRHPGYKKYNKVEG